In Prosthecomicrobium sp. N25, one DNA window encodes the following:
- a CDS encoding SRPBCC family protein, translating to MQMNDSQRIPAPRQAVWAALNDPAVLRACIPGCESLEMTSPTEMTARVTLKVGPVKATFGGKVTLSDIDPPNGYRISGEGSGGVAGFAKGGATVTLAEDGPDATVLTYAVDAQIGGKLAQLGARLIDSTAKKLAGEFFETFAATVGGPSPAEAAAPDGPEPAEAEAAGADATPARKAGWLKGLFGAKTTTAALAAAAVLGAAHPCCAPGDNGALAMLDGAAICGARPLS from the coding sequence ATGCAGATGAACGACAGCCAGCGCATCCCGGCTCCCCGACAGGCGGTCTGGGCCGCGCTCAACGATCCCGCGGTGCTGCGCGCCTGCATTCCCGGCTGCGAAAGCCTGGAGATGACGTCGCCGACCGAGATGACGGCCCGGGTGACGCTCAAGGTCGGCCCCGTGAAGGCGACCTTCGGGGGCAAGGTGACGCTCTCCGACATCGACCCGCCGAACGGCTACCGCATCTCGGGAGAAGGCTCGGGGGGCGTGGCCGGCTTCGCCAAGGGCGGCGCGACCGTCACGCTCGCCGAGGACGGGCCGGATGCGACGGTGCTGACCTATGCGGTCGATGCGCAGATCGGCGGCAAGCTCGCCCAGCTCGGCGCGCGGCTGATCGACTCCACCGCCAAGAAGCTGGCCGGCGAATTCTTCGAGACCTTCGCGGCGACCGTGGGCGGCCCGTCACCGGCCGAGGCCGCGGCGCCGGACGGCCCCGAACCGGCCGAGGCCGAGGCCGCCGGGGCGGACGCCACGCCCGCCCGCAAGGCGGGCTGGCTCAAGGGCCTCTTCGGCGCCAAGACCACCACGGCGGCGCTGGCCGCGGCGGCGGTGCTCGGGGCGGCCCACCCCTGCTGCGCGCCCGGAGATAACGGCGCCCTGGCCATGTTGGACGGTGCCGCGATCTGCGGGGCGCGACCGCTGTCCTGA